CTCAGGCGCGCAGTTAAACTAGAACGGGGCGCAATTTGAATCCGAGCTTTCTCGTTCAAGCAATTGATGCCGAAGTTTATCGTGCGGCAGTGTGGAGGAGGCGAGTGGCTAACTCGGTCGAAAGGTCTCCATCTGTAAGCATGGTTGGAGAATAGATGACAATAAAGTACGCTCAAGCCTGATCGGTAGTCGCGCTGACCTTGTTGCTAATCAGGCGTTCGTGCATTATCATTGGTATTATTTCGTTTCATTTGTTTTGTCGAGCGAGCAGAGGCCGTCATTCTCGGCATGGATTTGGAGATGGCTGGTCCGCGCGGCTCGCGTCAGATTGTAAATGAGGGTGCGGCGATCTTATTCCGACCTATCTAGCGAAGTGCACTGCCCAGTGCCGTGTAAGCGGCACTGCTTTGGCATGCCCGGAGTGCCGGCGCCCGCTGCAATAATATAGCAGCCGGCCCCATCTGGTGGCGGGAAGGTGAAAGTCGTACCACATGCGCATGGACGGACCCTCATGCGCGTAAACAGAATTCGAAGCCAAAGTTCAAAGAAGTCGCAAATGAAAGGCTTATATGATGCCCCCGCAACCAGTGCGCATTGCCTATATTGCAGGTTACGGACGCAGCGGGACCACCATACTCGACATTGCGTTGGGCCAGCACAGCGCCGTTTTGGGGGCGGGGGAAGTAACTTCCCTCACACGGCACGTTTGGCGCCACAATGAATACTGTGCATGCGGCAATCCTATTCGTGACTGCAGCTTCTGGAGCGCCGTCTGCCAAGAGTGGTCCGCGGGTTCGGATTCGAAAGTCATGGCGGAGTATTGTGCGCTTCAAACAAAGTTCGAAGGGCTGTCCGTGCTTGTAAAGGTACTTTCGGGATTGGGTCTGGGAAAGCAATTTGCGGCGTATACGCTTCACACCAAACGTCTGATGAACGCGATGCAGTCCTGCTCCGGCAAGCAAGTAATTGTCGACTCTTCGAAGTTGCCGGGAAGGGCAATGGCGCTTGCGCAAATCCCGGGAATCGACATGCGCGTCATCCACATGGTGCGCGATGGGCGCGGAGTGGCCTGGTCATTGCTGAAACCTTACGAGCGTGACGCGAAGTCAGGGTTGCAGAAGGAGATCAGGCCAAAATCGGTATTCAGGACGGCTCTGCGATGGAGCGTGGTCAACCTTGCGGTCGAATATCTCTCGCGAAAATTGGGTTCTGAAAAAGTGATGCGCGTGCGGTATGAGGATTTCGCGTCGGATCCCGTCGCCGTCATGCAGAAAATCGGGACATTTCTCGAGCTCGACCTACATCAAATCGGTTCTTCTCTGCAGAACGGGGAGTCCGTTCGTGCAGGGCACCAGGTCGCAGGGAACCGACTGCGTATGAACGGATCTGTCGCACTCACGAAGGACGAATCGTGGCGAGTACGGATGCCAGCCGGCCAGCAGGTCTCCTTCGAGCGGTTGGGTGGCTGGATGCTCAGACGCTACGGCTATCTTTAAGTGATCGGCATCACAAAAGCGCGGGGGTCCTATGCTGGCTGTGTGTTCGGCACTTTTACGAAGGTTCGACGATATTCTGGCACCGCCCAGGCTTTTGTCGTGGCTCCGCTATCCAGCACATTCGAGAGCCCAGTCACCCGGCGATCCCGCTCGGGGGAACAGGAGACCAGCCTCGATTGGGGGGGCACCAGGGCATGGCAAAACCATTCACTCGCGTGATGTGAGCGCATTTGTTTCCAGGGCCGCTCGCTCTCTGATGTTGGCAGGGCTGCTTTTCGGATCTTGGGGCGGGCCTCTGCGTGAAGAAGCTCATGCTGCGCCGGCAGCCCGGGAGCCGCTTTCACCTAAGCTCCCAGACGGTAGGCAGCGTGCTTTTCCTACGGCCGAAGGTTTCGGCGCCGGTTCCGTCGGAGGCCGAGGGGGAAAGGTAATCTATGTCTTGAACACGAACGATTCAGGACCAGGATCTTTGCGCGACTGCATCGAAGCGTCTGGGCCGCGGGTTTGCATCTTCCGCACGGGCGGTACCATTACTCTTCGCGAGGAGCCGCTGGTCATTCGAAATCCGTTCTTGACCATTGCCGGTGAAACGGCGCCGGGCGGCGGGGTCGCCATCCGGAACGGTGAGGCACAGGTTCGTCCTTCGATCGAGATTTTGACGAATGACGTGATCGTACGGCACATTCGCCTTCGCCCCGGCCCGCATGTCCGCAAGGCTTGCTGTTCTGGCGGCCTCGGAATGTACTCCGAGGCGGCGAAGAACATTATGCTTGATCATATCTCCGCCAGTTGGGGATCCGACGAGACTATCGATTCAGAAGATGCCAGCAATTTCACCTGGCAATGGGGAATGGCCAGTGAGCCGCTCTTGGAAGGCGGCCCGGGGAAAGAGAACCGTGCACGCAACATGTTGTTCACAAAAGGTGGCAACGTTTCGGTGCACCACTCGCTCTTTGCTTTCGGCAAATACAGGAATCCACAAATTAAAATGAAAATTCCCGGCGCGGTCGCGGATGTCGTGAACAATGTTTTCTTCTCGCCAGTATGGCAATATGTCGTGAGCTTTGGCGATGAATGGACGCATATTCAGGCTAATGTCGTCGGCAATTACAAGATCGCAGGGAAGAAGTTGCGCAACGACCGCCTGGTGCATCTTTTCATCGAAAGCGGGCTCGGGCACTCGATTTATGTCAAGGACAACTACGACGAGCCATATCGTACTGACGCTGACCAAGATGACAGCTTGGTTCTAGCGGAAGATCACAGAAGGTTTCTTGTGACGGCACCGTTTGACGTGCCGACCATCCGCGTCTCCGCACCCATGGCCGCCTACGAGGAAGTCCTGGCGAATGCCGGTGCCACAAAGCCCGAGCGCGACGAGGTCGACCGTCGCATTGTCGAGGACATCAAAAGTCGAAGCGGGCAACTGCTGAGAACGGACCCGCGCGACGTCGGCGGTTGGCCCGAGCTTGATCCTGGAACGCCGTATCAAGATGGCGACATGGATGGCATTTCAGATGATTGGGAGGTCAAATGTGGCATCGACCCAACAAACACTAATGATGGTCAGCAGGACATGGATGGCGATGGGTGGACAAACTTGGAGGAGTTTCTCCATTTCATGGCCGGCGATCCGGAAGGCGGCGATGTCCGGCGGTCTCCGGGTCAAGAATGAGCTGATGCATTTG
The Ensifer sp. WSM1721 genome window above contains:
- a CDS encoding pectate lyase, translating into MHSRDVSAFVSRAARSLMLAGLLFGSWGGPLREEAHAAPAAREPLSPKLPDGRQRAFPTAEGFGAGSVGGRGGKVIYVLNTNDSGPGSLRDCIEASGPRVCIFRTGGTITLREEPLVIRNPFLTIAGETAPGGGVAIRNGEAQVRPSIEILTNDVIVRHIRLRPGPHVRKACCSGGLGMYSEAAKNIMLDHISASWGSDETIDSEDASNFTWQWGMASEPLLEGGPGKENRARNMLFTKGGNVSVHHSLFAFGKYRNPQIKMKIPGAVADVVNNVFFSPVWQYVVSFGDEWTHIQANVVGNYKIAGKKLRNDRLVHLFIESGLGHSIYVKDNYDEPYRTDADQDDSLVLAEDHRRFLVTAPFDVPTIRVSAPMAAYEEVLANAGATKPERDEVDRRIVEDIKSRSGQLLRTDPRDVGGWPELDPGTPYQDGDMDGISDDWEVKCGIDPTNTNDGQQDMDGDGWTNLEEFLHFMAGDPEGGDVRRSPGQE
- a CDS encoding sulfotransferase — its product is MMPPQPVRIAYIAGYGRSGTTILDIALGQHSAVLGAGEVTSLTRHVWRHNEYCACGNPIRDCSFWSAVCQEWSAGSDSKVMAEYCALQTKFEGLSVLVKVLSGLGLGKQFAAYTLHTKRLMNAMQSCSGKQVIVDSSKLPGRAMALAQIPGIDMRVIHMVRDGRGVAWSLLKPYERDAKSGLQKEIRPKSVFRTALRWSVVNLAVEYLSRKLGSEKVMRVRYEDFASDPVAVMQKIGTFLELDLHQIGSSLQNGESVRAGHQVAGNRLRMNGSVALTKDESWRVRMPAGQQVSFERLGGWMLRRYGYL